AGTCTTCTTGACCAATGGTTCAGTCAAGGTCTCGAATTGAGCCCTGGTGAACTTCATGTTGATGTGCTTTGGACCGGTTTGATCAGCAGTGATGAAAGGCAAGTTAACTTCAGTAGCAATGGTAGAAGACAATTCGATCTTAGCCTTCTCAGCTGCTTCTCTGATTCTTTGGATAGCCATTCTATCACCGGACAAGTCAATACCAGATTCTTGCTTGAAACGGGCAACGATTTCTTTCAACATGTAAATATCGAAATCTTCACCACCCAAGTGAGTGTCACCGTTGGTAGATTTCACTTCAAAGACACCGTTATCGATATCCAAGATGGAGATATCAAAAGTACCACCACCCAAATCGAAGACTGCAACAACCTTGgattcagatttttctAAACCGTAAGCCAAAGCAGCGGCAGTTGGTTCGTTGACCACACGCAAAACATTTAGACCAACAATTTGACCTGCATCCTTAGTAGATTGTCTTTGAGAATCGTTGAAATATGCTGGAACGGTAACCACGGCGTTCTTGACATTCTTACCCAAGTAAGCTTCAGCGGTTTCCTTCATCTTGTTCAAGATGAAACCACCGATTTGAGATGGAGAGTAAGCTTGACCACGAGCCTCCACCCAAGCGTCACCATTGGTGTGCTTAACAATCTTGTATGGAACTTGATCAATATCTCTCTTAACTtcagcatcttcaaaacGACGACCAATCAAACGCTTGGTGGCAAACAAAGTGTTTTCTGGGTTAACCACTGCTTGACGCTTAGCTGGAATACCGACAAGACGTTCACCATCCTTGGAGAAAGCCACGACAGATGGAGTAGTTCTTGAACCTTCAGCATTTTCAATGATCTTAGGTAGCTTACCTTCCATAACAGCCACAGCTGAGTTGGTGGTACCCAAATCGATACCAATGACAGATCCACCCACCTTGTTGGATTGGGAACGAGTTGCCACACGAATTGGTGTAGCAACGTTCCTGAGAACGTTTCTAGCGGCTAGCATTACctttcttttgttttaGACTTTGTAAAAGAGTACAGAGGGttctgcttcttcaaaCTCTCAGCGCAAGGGAGAATACCTTTCTTATTGATGGACGGCCCGTTGGACGTAATCGCCTTTTATACTTGtaaaattttcttgttcattctttttcttctaaaaGGGATTAGAGAATGTTGTGGAACGTTAtggaagagaaagaaaaggttCGTTCTGAGTGACTTCTTTGCTTAGGGTTCTTACTCCGAGATTAGGGCACTTAAATATTTAGGGCACAGATTATAACATTAGggtttttgaaattttcgATATTGTCGAGTAGCGATGAGCTAGTTATACTTATCACATTCATCACTTCAGTAGCTATCTCCAAACGGTATACAGTAAGAGTCTACCTTGTCCTAACGGGAGCTTCTTCATTCATTATGGCTTCACATAAATTACCAGTAATTGATTTAAATGAAATATctgatgaacaagaattgttacCGGCTGTTAAGTCAATTCTATTAAATGATGATACTTTCCTTTTGAGAAACTATGCTAATATAAAGCAATTGGATGGCCTTTTATACAATCTAAATCATTCTGAACTACCTGATGAACAACAGGGAATCGATCCAAATTTTACGGGGGTTTCAAATCTAGGCGATAATCTTTTCCTGGAGCAGTATATCGCTAATACGGATgatcaattacaatttaACAGACAGTGTAACAATGCGAGTCTAAACAATTTATACACTCGTTTATTCAAGATCGGAATATTTTTTGCTAATCTGTGCATAAGATCCGTAGTACTCGATGATGAAAACCAAAAGAATGCTAATATTTCACAGAATCAATACTTCACCAAAATCACAAGATATTTTTATCAAGATCAAACCTCTCAAGAATTGCCaagtggtgaaatttttgaatatcCATTGAATCATGATTATGTTAGCCATTCTCCAGTAGGGATAATAACTATTTTCCCTCAAGCTACCAATATTAAATATAAACCATCTACGATAAGTTCAGATGATAACGTATGgatttcaattgatgaaccagattgtcttcttcttcatacAGGATCTTTGTTGgctaatttatcaaatggAATTCATACCACTTCCCCATTGAAGATTTGCCCGCAAAGTAATACCGTTCATCTCACTATCGGACCACCTTTAAACACCGTTGTCGATAGCGCTAGAGGTGATACTTTGGCTAAATGTTTGCTTAAACAACAGATTGAGGATTTCCCACAAATTGCGCAAAAATTTTACCCAAAGGAAATGGCACAGCTACAATTGTCTAAATCGttacaattttacaaaaatcTATTTTCCGCCTGTGAAACTGTATTATCGCTATTTGTTATGTCGAGATCGCTAGGTTCTCCCATTGAATTATATTCCATATTCCCACAATTGTCCAACATGATGAGAAAAAAGATCACACAGGATGATTTTTTAAAGATGGTTTCTCTATGGCCGGAGTGTTATAGTTTAAAGTCCAATTCAAGAGGTGAGTTAATCATTGGCCTGCCGGAGAGGAACGTATTGGCTACATTGGTGAATAAATCAAGACGGTTGGAATATTCAGAAAGGGCAGATGCATGGTTTCAAAAGGCGGTTAATCAACAGACAGTGATAACTGACGTTCCTGCCGTTAAAATGGGTAAAAGAAGAGGTAGCGACAATATTGGTACTGATGGCTCTATGATTAGACAGAAGCTAACATCGATGGCATTGccaagagaaaaaagatATCTTGCTAATCCCAAGGAAAGATTCATGAATCCTGAAAAAAACACCGATTCACAATCCAATCTTCTGGAAAGATTACGTGAACGTGAAAGAAAATCATCAGCTTTATTATCACAGAGACAGAGACATtatcaacaatttttgactGTCAAAATGAAACAAGTCTTTGGAATTCTCCATTCCCTACCTTGGAACAGGCCATATACTGTTACTTATCTCACTGGGCTCGTTGTGGATAGTCTTCAAGATAGTAATAATCCAATTGGGATTTCGGAGGCAgaagaaatcttggaaaagttGCAAAGTCTGCTTTGCGACGAGATATCGTTCCAAATTGTGGATGGCGGTTTAAAGGTCTACAGGTGGACTCAATTGGATAAAGATTCATTATCCGCCAAAATAGATACTATGAGTCGCGAAGAACTGACAAATAACGTAGATACAGGATTGTAGAAATTATAGATCTAAAAAATTTCTTACGTAATAGGACGTTAGGACCTAATAGATTTAATTGAGACGTTGTGTAATATCAGCAGCTTTATCATTCATaaagaaatatttgaagTAGTGCTCACCTGCCCAACTACCAACGTAATCAAGAGCAAGGGAAAGAGtcaatttaaatttaaaatcatcttcCATGGGTACGAACTTCATGGCTTCGTTCAATTCAGGAATAAATTCAGTGGCACCGCACAATGCCAACAAAGTGACACCGATAAGACCATAGTACATCCCCTTGTTGTTTCTAATATTCTCTCTGAATGGTTCACCTTGGTAATTGACCGCAAAAGTAGAAACTTGTTGTACTAATTGAATGAGGAAAATACCAGTGTTTAACAAAGATGGGGTAAACTCTTTTTCTAGATCCACTTGTGGTTCTCTAGGTTCAAGTTTGTAGATCTCACCAGTAATGTAAACCAAGACGAGGATATGAACAGCAAACTGGGTCAAGATCGACCCCATGATGTAAACGTTGAAAATACCAGCTTGTGGTCTTTCCTTAGCCAATTTGTGTAAAGGCTTACCACGGGAAATACTTAAAAAGCAAACGGATAGAAGAATACCACAGGTTGTTGCTTGACCATCACCGAATTTAACACCAGCCAAATACATTACAGATAGAGAGTAGGCACTGATCAAACAGTTAAGAGCCAAAATTTTGTACATTTGAATGGTGTTTATTAGAGCACAACGGCCTTGACGGATAATATTAGTCACAGCAGAAACATTGGCAAGCTTAGAAGTAAATGGAGCAGCACAAGAAGCATCACCTAATTTTAATGTAGGAACATCTTCCTCGCCGccaccacctgcaccaCTGAACAAGGTAGCAAAGTCTTCACCAGATGGACGCGAATTGCCAGCTACTGCAGCAACTGGTTGTTCGGGTTTAGAGTTGGCCTCAGCAACAGCTTTTCTCATTTCAGGAGTGATAGTGACACCAGTCTTCTCTAATGAGGTTAAGTAATGAGGATTCTTTGGACCAGGTGGATAAAAGTGGGCGATCTGCTCTGGAACAAGTGGTTTAGGTTGACCCCATCTCTGCAAGAGATCGCATTGTTTTTCATAGACGGCTTTTAAACTGTCGATCTTACGTTGGTCAgccatttttttcatacCTTCTTCACTACCATTTAGTAGAGCGATACCAACGTGAGCTTGCTTCAAGGCACCTACATCGTTCGTACCATCACCACACATCAAAGTTTGGTAACCCATGTCTTTCAAGGTGTTCAAAATGAATTCCTTTTGAGTAGGAGATACACGAGCATAAACCCATGTGTGACGAATCAAAGTTCTCAATTGATCGTGATCCTTCAAAGCATTCAAAGCATGGCCAGTAGCAGCAATATCGTATTGACCTAAGATTTTTTCAGTGTCAAAATTCTCTGATTCAGGATCAAATGGGATGCTAATGGTTTCTAAAACGTTACGGAAAACAAGTTTGTTGCTTTCCGCATTTTCAGCGTAATCCAAAATCAATGCTTCTCTATCCAAGATACCAACTTCCTTTGCGACGTGAACTGCTGTCAAGGGGTTATCACCTGTAATCATTACAGAACGATGAGCAGACTCGTTCAACATCTTAATGGTCTCAATAGCATCGATCTTTAGAGGACAATGGAAGATTAAGAAACCTTcgaaattcaatttttgttcAACTTCCTCACGATCTAAATCATCGATATGACTTTGATTCATTTTGGGCAAGCTCTTGGAAGCTAGGGCC
The genomic region above belongs to Zygosaccharomyces rouxii strain CBS732 chromosome F complete sequence and contains:
- the TAH11 gene encoding Tah11p (similar to uniprot|P47112 Saccharomyces cerevisiae YJR046W TAH11 (DNA replication)), coding for MASHKLPVIDLNEISDEQELLPAVKSILLNDDTFLLRNYANIKQLDGLLYNLNHSELPDEQQGIDPNFTGVSNLGDNLFLEQYIANTDDQLQFNRQCNNASLNNLYTRLFKIGIFFANLCIRSVVLDDENQKNANISQNQYFTKITRYFYQDQTSQELPSGEIFEYPLNHDYVSHSPVGIITIFPQATNIKYKPSTISSDDNVWISIDEPDCLLLHTGSLLANLSNGIHTTSPLKICPQSNTVHLTIGPPLNTVVDSARGDTLAKCLLKQQIEDFPQIAQKFYPKEMAQLQLSKSLQFYKNLFSACETVLSLFVMSRSLGSPIELYSIFPQLSNMMRKKITQDDFLKMVSLWPECYSLKSNSRGELIIGLPERNVLATLVNKSRRLEYSERADAWFQKAVNQQTVITDVPAVKMGKRRGSDNIGTDGSMIRQKLTSMALPREKRYLANPKERFMNPEKNTDSQSNLLERLRERERKSSALLSQRQRHYQQFLTVKMKQVFGILHSLPWNRPYTVTYLTGLVVDSLQDSNNPIGISEAEEILEKLQSLLCDEISFQIVDGGLKVYRWTQLDKDSLSAKIDTMSREELTNNVDTGL
- a CDS encoding Hsp70 family protein (highly similar to uniprot|P12398 Saccharomyces cerevisiae YJR045C); the encoded protein is MLAARNVLRNVATPIRVATRSQSNKVGGSVIGIDLGTTNSAVAVMEGKLPKIIENAEGSRTTPSVVAFSKDGERLVGIPAKRQAVVNPENTLFATKRLIGRRFEDAEVKRDIDQVPYKIVKHTNGDAWVEARGQAYSPSQIGGFILNKMKETAEAYLGKNVKNAVVTVPAYFNDSQRQSTKDAGQIVGLNVLRVVNEPTAAALAYGLEKSESKVVAVFDLGGGTFDISILDIDNGVFEVKSTNGDTHLGGEDFDIYMLKEIVARFKQESGIDLSGDRMAIQRIREAAEKAKIELSSTIATEVNLPFITADQTGPKHINMKFTRAQFETLTEPLVKKTVDPVKKALKDASLSTSDISDVILVGGMSRMPKVMETVKQLFGREPSKAVNPDEAVAIGAAIQGAVLAGEVTDVLLLDVTPLSLGIETLGGVFTRLIPRNTTIPTKKSQIFSTAAAGQTSVEIRVFQGERELVRDNKLIGNFTLSGIPPAPKGVPQIEVTFDLDADGIINVSARDKASNKDASITVAGSSGLSEGEIEQMVQDAEKYKSQDEAKRQSIEAANRADQLANDTESSLKEFEGKLDKVEAQKVQDQITSLRETVARVQAGEDVGPEDLKNKTDELQQASMKLFEQMYKNDSSSQGQGQGQGEEPKQ